In Solanum lycopersicum chromosome 5, SLM_r2.1, the following are encoded in one genomic region:
- the LOC138348855 gene encoding uncharacterized protein, with product MDTRKLAARRFEEERVNEKVPPKVEQVPKAAQDALVPSQDLSVTMQANLNMMPRVVEISMTSRVRDFVAMNPPIFLVSKDKYSMDFGDKSWMNLRRSTNEYIHGVNDFLDKAFERASQGNEILCPCKKCFNRNWHCRNMVEDHLICHGFVHGYTKWVFHGEGFSLRNTPHPIDEEETSRNIVDDQRDEGVREGPHEYAKRFFKLVKEGKEELYPGCKNFSKLSFTIRLYLFKCIHKLNDVAFSDLLDLIREAFPFAQIPDSFYKAKKVIKDLGLHYEKIHACTNDCILFWNDNAKLDNCSVCEASRWKNVRNDLNNKVTKIPVKVLRYFPLKPRLQRIFMCSETSVAMRWHDTERLKDGNLRHPADGEAWKDFDSLHPNFANDARNVRLGLSSDGFNPFRTMSISHSTWPVMLMNYNLSPWTCMKSENIMLSMIIPGPSSLGNDIDVYLQPLIAELKELWEVGVETYDAVTNQTFLMHAALLWTISDFPALGMLSGWSTKGRWACPTCNHNTCSQYLKHSRKMCYLGHRTFLPPDHPFRRDKRSFNGKESIMLHLLHYQSKDHISSRYDLYEMGIRKELQPLKDCDTGNIHLAKACFSMTPDEKKLFCTVLKDAKLPKGCASNISSRVQIEEMKVSGYKSHDAHFIMHYLLQVAVRKVFPKNVAMVLIRLGNYFRSTCLKVIRRSDLDKMKAEIINIECELEKIFPPSFFDIMTHLPIHLVDEIKLGGPTHLRWMYSTERTMCDFKGLVRNRKNPEGSIVEGFSAVDCLNFISIYLPNTVKTKLSRCEIEDDEYIQTEEGGVSHLFLKTGHPIGSENIRKGKIFNMEQHELFEAHRYTLFNTGDEQVEAFIKEHKSLTDNRTRGNAWVKAQVHSREFGDWFSEKVKNIEVSNHLKWLAKGPKFVAKRYTGYFINGYQFHTKTRDAPCKTQNSGVTLSATTDSFASARDQNPVDGMVLYYGIIQDIIEIDYWGCFSVVLFNCDWFHNEVDEYGLTRVYFNKKCSTNDPFVLASQMHQVFYVENPVEKNVYYARNKVPVDLYDLEEENCPNIEETFWREPNDDIGSSERLVDVDVRWSREDLPVDIIDAPSIAQHSQDIAMETSEEEDDFDDTDWDWMEDDD from the exons GATAAATATTCGATGGATTTTGGAGATAAAAGTTGGATGAATCTCCGAAGATCCACCAATGAATATATTCATGGAGTTAATGATTTTCTTGATAAAGCATTTGAACGAGCTTCCCAAGGAAATGAAATATTGTGTCCTTGTAAGAAGTGCTTTAATCGTAATTGGCATTGCCGAAATATGGTAGAGGATCATTTGATTTGCCATGGATTTGTTCATGGATACACCAAATGGGTTTTTCATGGTGAAGGATTTTCCTTAAGAAATACGCCACATCCAATCGATGAAGAAGAAACTTCTAGAAATATTGTAGATGATCAGAGAGATGAAGGAGTGAGGGAGGGGCCACATGAATATGCAaagagattttttaaattagtgaAGGAAGGGAAAGAAGAGTTGTATCCAGGGTGTAAGAATTTTTCTAAGTTGAGTTTTACCATCCGGCTATACTTGTTTAAATGCATTCACAAGTTGAATGATGTGGCCTTTTCAGATTTATTGGACTTGATAAGAGAGGCATTTCCATTTGCTCAGATACCCGACTCGTTTTACAAGGCAAAAAAGGTCATAAAAGATTTGGGTCTTCATTATGAGAAAATACATGCTTGCACTAATGATTGCATATTATTTTGGAATGACAATGCAAAGTTAGATAATTGCTCTGTGTGTGAAGCTTCAAGATGGAAGAATGTTCGGAATGACTTAAATAATAAGGTTACGAAAATTCCAGTGAAGGTTTTAAGGTACTTTCCTTTAAAGCCTAGACTTCAGAGGATATTCATGTGTTCTGAAACATCTGTAGCTATGAGATGGCATGATACTGAACGACTTAAAGATGGAAATTTAAGACATCCTGCAGATGGTGAAGCTTGGAAGGATTTTGATTCATTGCATCCTAACTTTGCTAATGATGCTCGTAATGTTAGATTGGGTCTTTCAAGTGATGGTTTCAATCCATTCAGAACTATGAGCATTTCCCATAGCACATGGCCAGTTATGTTGATGAACTATAATTTATCTCCATGGACTTGCATGAAGTCGGAGAATATTATGTTATCAATGATTATTCCAGGTCCATCGTCTCTGGGAAATGATATAGATGTATACTTGCAACCACTGATTGCGGAGTTGAAGGAACTATGGGAAGTGGGAGTTGAAACATATGATGCTGTAACTAATCAAACATTTCTAATGCATGCAGCTTTATTGTGGACAATTAGTGATTTTCCAGCTCTAGGAATGCTTTCTGGATGGAGCACCAAGGGAAGATGGGCATGCCCCACTTGTAACCATAATACTTGTTCCCAATATCTCAAACATAGTCGCAAGATGTGTTACTTGGGTCATCGGACGTTTTTACCTCCTGATCATCCATTCAGAAGAGATAAAAGATCATTTAATGGTAAAGAGAGCATAATGTTGCACCTACTCCATTATCAG TCCAAAGATCATATAAGTTCTCGCTATGACTTGTATGAAATGGGGATACGTAAAGAGCTTCAACCTCTAAAAGATTGTGATACAGGAAATATCCATCTAGCTAAAGCTTGTTTCTCTATGACACCAGatgagaaaaagttattttgCACCGTCTTAAAAGATGCCAAATTACCAAAAGGGTGTGCTTCTAATATATCAAGTCGTGTGCAAATTGAAGAGATGAAAGTATCAGGATACAAAAGTCACGATGCTCATTTCATAATGCATTACTTGCTTCAGGTTGCAGTCAGAAAAGTGTTTCCTAAGAATGTAGCTATGGTCTTGATTAGATTGGGGAATTATTTTAGATCCACATGTCTCAAGGTTATAAGAAGAAGCGATCTTGATAAGATGAAAGCagaaatcataaatattgaatgtgagcttgaaaagatttttcctccatctttttttgatataatgacaCATTTACCTATCCATTTAGTAGATGAAATTAAGCTTGGAGGCCCAACTCATTTGCGTTGGATGTATTCTACAGAGAGAACTATGTGTGACTTCAAGGGGCTTGTTCGTAATCGAAAAAATCCTGAAGGATCAATAGTAGAAGGTTTTTCAGCTGTAGATTGTTTGAACTTTATTTCCATATACCTACCTAATACGGTGAAGACAAAATTAAGTAGGTGTGAAATAGAGGATGATGAGTACATTCAAACAGAGGAAGGTGGTGTTTCACATTTATTTCTGAAGACAGGTCATCCAATTGGAAGTGAGAATATAAGGAAAGGCAAGATTTTTAACATGGAGCAGCATGAGTTGTTTGAAGCACATCGATATACTTTGTTCAATACAGGAGATGAACAAGTAGAGGCATTTATCAA GGAACATAAGAGCTTAACTGATAATCGTACTAGAGGCAATGCATGGGTAAAAGCACAGGTCCATAGTAGAGAATTTGGTGATTGGTTTagtgaaaaagttaaaaatattgaagtgTCCAATCATTTAAAATGGCTAGCTAAAGGGCCTAAATTTGTGGCAAAAAGATATACTGGATATTTCATTAATGGATATCAATTTCATACGAAGACACGGGATGCCCCTTGTAAAACTCAGAATAGTGGAGTGACTTTGTCAGCCACAACGGATAGTTTTGCTAGTGCTAGGGACCAAAATCCTGTTGATGGAATGGTTCTCTATTACGGAATAATTCAGGATATCATTGAGATTGATTATTGGGGTTGCTTTAGTGTTGTACTTTTTAATTGTGATTGGTTTCATAATGAAGTCGATGAATATGGATTGACTCGGgtatatttcaacaaaaaatgtaGTACAAATGATCCTTTTGTACTAGCATCTCAAATGCATCAAGTTTTTTATGTGGAAAACCCGGTTGAGaaaaatgtttattatgcaagaAACAAAGTCCCTGTGGATTTGTATGATTTGGAGGAAGAGAATTGTCCTAATATTGAAGAAACATTTTGGAGAGAGCCTAATGATGATATTGGTTCATCAGAAAGATTAGTTGATGTAGATGTTAGATGGTCTAGAGAAGATCTTCCTGTTGATATCATCGATGCTCCTTCAATTGCACAGCATTCACAAGATATAGCTATGGAAACATCGGAAGAGGAGGATGACTTTGATGATACTGATTGGGATTGGATGGAAGATGATGATTGA
- the LOC104647545 gene encoding uncharacterized protein, whose translation MSETNAKNRKKLMNPHTVGKKSFALVPNKLEKDKETVSSKDIFVVTRTRKPGRSYKASNEDTTSKIAEMEQIEKQISINGEYVDAFSSVMGPEHPGRLRLYGAGVTKTTLKKKVGNWESTLSATTDGMHEMQERMQKMEKQMEEQKKIVRQEVIAHVIAQLKHAGLIDPNILAALSTPSPRESTSVQGDKQGDETEEGNESNSEDLT comes from the exons ATGTCTGAAACAAATGCAAAGAATCGAAAAAAACTGATGAATCCACACACTGTTGGCAAAAAGAGTTTCGCTTTAGTTCCTAATAAGCTG GAGAAAGATAAGGAGACAGTATCATCTAAGGATATCTTTGTGGTTACAAGAACAAGAAAACCTGGGCGATCGTACAAGGCCTCAAATGAAGATACTACTAGTAAAATT GCTGAAATGGAgcaaattgaaaaacaaataagCATAAATGGTGAGTATGTTGATGCATTTTCAAGCGTCATGGGTCCTGAACATCCGGGACGTCTAAGACTATATGGCGCAGGAGTTACAAAGactactttgaaaaaaaaagttggcaATTGGGAATCAACTTTAAGTGCAACAACTGATGGAATGCATGAAATGCAAGAGAGGATGCAGAAAATGGAGAAACAAATGGaggaacaaaagaaaattgtgcGACAAGAAGTTATTGCACATGTTATTGCACAACTTAAGCATGCGGGATTAATTGATCCTAACATATTGGCAGCATTGTCGACTCCTTCACCAAGAGAATCTACTTCTGTTCAAGGGGATAAACAAG GTGACGAAACCGAAGAAGGCAATGAAAGCAATAGTGAAGACTTGACATAG
- the LOC138348425 gene encoding transcription factor TCP5-like, whose amino-acid sequence MNHHCQVSDEEDGSEEEEEEEEEVFQENDIGNLQSHYQNQQMPQSVCENQEKWANFTVSEQELNKGTRRLKPKRAKTDVIEGHGGRIIRATGRKDRHSKVSTAKGPKDRRVRLSPNTAIQFYDVQDRLGYDRPSKAIDSLIKEAKVAIDALGEFPNNFHSTKLNPKKMQYSFDQEQSPEFSQENKGVPNSECGVQDKQQEVNYDIPNLFSLY is encoded by the coding sequence ATGAATCATCACTGTCAAGTATCAGATGAAGAAGATGGatcagaagaagaagaggaggaggaagaggaagtttttcaagaaaatgacaTTGGAAACCTTCAAAGTCACTACCAAAACCAGCAGATGCCACAGTCAGTCTGCGAAAACCAAGAAAAATGGGCTAATTTCACAGTAAGCGAACAAGAATTGAACAAAGGGACAAGAAGATTGAAGCCAAAGAGAGCTAAAACAGATGTTATAGAAGGCCATGGAGGCCGAATTATTCGAGCCACAGGAAGGAAAGACAGACACAGTAAGGTTTCAACTGCAAAAGGTCCGAAGGATCGACGAGTTAGGCTTTCACCAAACACTGCAATTCAGTTCTATGATGTGCAAGATAGGCTTGGGTATGACCGTCCAAGTAAGGCTATTGATTCGCTGATTAAAGAAGCTAAAGTTGCAATTGATGCTCTTGGTGAGTTCCCTAATAATTTTCACTCTACTAAACTAAATCCCAAAAAAATGCAGTATTCATTTGATCAAGAACAGAGTCCAGAATTTAGCCAAGAAAACAAAGGTGTTCCCAATTCTGAATGTGGAGTTCAAGACAAACAGCAAGAGGTGAATTATGACATCCCAAACTTGTTTTCACTCTACTAG